Proteins encoded in a region of the Raphanus sativus cultivar WK10039 chromosome 8, ASM80110v3, whole genome shotgun sequence genome:
- the LOC108820832 gene encoding uncharacterized protein LOC108820832, producing MGDPSGQSSTTTVPGDKGGGGHVGGGGVSGGSFASQPQRAKVRKQVWAGILCISSASTNR from the coding sequence ATGGGTGACCCAAGCGGCCAATCTTCAACAACAACTGTACCTGGAGACAAGGGCGGCGGCGGTCATGTCGGTGGAGGCGGTGTAAGTGGTGGCTCTTTTGCTAGTCAGCCGCAGAGAGCAAAGGTGAGGAAGCAAGTGTGGGCTGGAATTCTCTGCATCTCTTCCGCCTCCACTAACcgataa
- the LOC108821200 gene encoding uncharacterized protein LOC108821200 has translation MKAEKSPIQTVTSWIRRQPPKVKAFLCVVTAMTILVFLRVIVHEHDNLFIASEAVHAVGISVLIYKLTKEKTCAGISLKSQELTALFLAVRLYCSFVMEFDLHTLLDSATLATTLWVIYMIRFNLRPTYMEDKDNFPIYYVVAPCAVVSLLIHPSTRHHIINRLFWAFCVYLEAVSVLPQLRVMQNTKIVEPFTAHYVFALGIARFLSCAHWILQVLDTRGRLLTALGYGLWPLMVLLSEIIQTFILADFCYYYVQSLMGGQLVLRLPSGVV, from the exons ATGAAGGCGGAGAAGAGTCCGATTCAGACCGTGACGTCGTGGATTCGCCGGCAGCCACCGAAGGTTAAGGCGTTTCTTTGCGTGGTTACGGCAATGACGATCCTCGTCTTCCTCAGGGTCATTGTACACGAGCACGACAACCTTTTCATCGCGTCCGAGGCTGTCCATGCCGTTGGGATCTCCGTTCTTATCTATAAACTCACGAAGGAGAAGACATGCGCTG GGATATCTCTCAAGTCGCAGGAGCTAACGGCTTTGTTTCTGGCTGTGCGGTTGTATTGTAGCTTTGTAATGGAGTTTGATCTTCACACGTTACTTGATTCTGCTACTTTGGCCACCACCCTTTGGGTCATTTATATGATCCGTTTCAACCTTAGACCCACGTATATGGAAGACAAAGACAACTTTCCCATCTACTACGTT GTAGCCCCATGCGCTGTTGTATCTTTGCTCATTCATCCATCAACACGCCACCACATCATAAACAGGCTCTTTTGGGCCTTCTGTGTTTATCTTGAAGCTGTTTCAGTTCTTCCTCAATTAAGAGTCATGCAGAACACTAAG ATCGTGGAACCATTCACAGCACATTACGTATTTGCTTTGGGAATCGCTAGGTTCTTGAGTTGTGCACACTGGATCCTTCAG GTGTTGGATACGAGAGGGAGGTTGCTGACTGCATTAGGGTATGGACTATGGCCTTTAATGGTCCTCCTCTCTGAAATTATCCAAACTTTCATCCTTGCAGATTTTTGCTATTACTATGTTCAGAG TTTAATGGGTGGACAGCTCGTTCTTCGTCTTCCTTCTGGTGTGGTATAA
- the LOC108819447 gene encoding uncharacterized protein LOC108819447 — MGKKSSSGESSSDRESWDRLFKTLVKMLQTKQEEVESLLKDRKVLEDKLKSQHENRTSDARNYQEQLSLMNREIETMEMMQSFKTSQCNLLSGLKEKDRSLCNLKLEETVGELNDFKAWFDFLTLNTNKESGNSPEAEMRKLKLEYEKLASEKKREVSDLSRENGFVWSQLKVIESGFTDKLKKREDEVAQASTKISSLLSYQEQLQSSNHEKDEIISSLKAKVAEMEMDSRKRDEEISKLSRDIESLKKSRSFTPVLTRCTTRDKGSNGNTVGSHVSTKQEKLAAASTPNQEEIKSSKRKRGNKTTPATVSVIPKLFTSTFRLPKLKSPPPSGAI, encoded by the exons ATGGGTAAGAAATCGAGTTCTGGAGAATCATCATCGGATCGAGAAAGCTGGGATAGACTTTTCAAGACTCTGGTGAAGATGCTACAGACGAAACAAGAGGAGGTCGAATCGCTTCTCAAAGACAGGAAGGTTCTCGAAGATAAGCTCAAATCTCAACACGAGAACCGGACCTCTGATGCTCGTAACTACCAGGAACAACTCTCTCTG ATGAATAGGGAAATTGAAACGATGGAGATGATGCAGTCCTTTAAGACCTCTCAATGCAATCTCTTGTCTGGATTAAAGGAAAAGGATCGTTCTCTTTGCAATTTGAAACTAG AAGAGACGGTGGGCGAGTTAAATGACTTCAAGGCTTGGTTTGATTTCCTCACTCTCAATACAAAT AAGGAAAGTGGCAACTCACCGGAAGCAGAGATGAGGAAACTGAAGCTTGAGTACGAGAAGCTTGCTTCCGAAAAGAAACGTGAAGTATCTGATCTTTCACGAGAGAACGGTTTTGTTTGGAGTCAGCTCAAAGTTATCGAGAGCGGGTTCACTGATAAgctgaagaagagagaagacgAGGTTGCGCAAGCGAGTACCAAAATATCAAGTCTTTTGTCTTATCAAGAGCAGCTTCAGTCATCTAACCATGAGAAAGATGAGATCATCTCTAGCTTGAAGGCCAAGGTTGCTGAAATGGAGATGGATTCTAGGAAGAGAGATGAGGAGATCTCAAAGCTATCACGGGATATAGAGTCTTTGAAGAAGTCTCGTAGCTTTACACCGGTTTTAACTCGATGCACAACACGTGACAAAGGTAGCAATGGTAACACCGTGGGATCTCACGTATCTACTAAGCAAGAGAAGCTAGCTGCTGCATCAACACCTAATCAAGAG GAAATTAAAAGCTCAAAGAGGAAAAGAGGGAACAAGACCACGCCAGCCACAGTTTCAGTTATCCCAAAGCTGTTCACTTCCACCTTTAGGCTTCCCAAGTTAAAGTCTCCTCCACCTTCTGGAGCCATATAA
- the LOC108819206 gene encoding ferredoxin--NADP reductase, leaf isozyme 2, chloroplastic — MATAALNAAVSLTCSKSSSLPATSCAIAPERVRFGKGAFYYKSNNVVTSRRVVSVRAEVTTDTPPPVKKVEKESKKNEEGVITNKYRPKEPYTGKVLLNTKITADDAPGETWHMVFSHQGEIPYREGQSVGVIADGVDKNGKPNKVRLYSIASSALGDFGNSETVSLCVKRLVYTNDAGEVVKGVCSNFLCDLKPGSDVKLTGPVGKEMLMPKDPNATVIMLATGTGIAPFRSFLWKMFFEKHDDYKFNGLAWLFLGVPTTSSLLYTEEFGKMKAKAPENFRVDYAISREETNDKGEKMYIQTRMAQYAPELWELLKKDNTFVYMCGLKGMEKGIDDIMVSLAANDGIDWFDYKKQLKKAEQWNVEVY, encoded by the exons ATGGCGACTGCTGCTTTGAATGCTGCTGTCTCTCTCACATGTTCaaaatcttcttctcttcctgcTACAAGCTGTGCCATTGCTCCTGAAAGGGTCAGGTTTGGTAAG GGTGCTTTTTACTACAAAAGCAACAATGTAGTGACAAGCAGAAGAGTGGTTTCCGTAAGAGCCGAGGTCACAACAGATACTCCTCCTCCAGTGAAGAAAGTAGAGAAAGAGTCAAAGAAGAACGAGGAAGGTGTGATCACCAACAAGTACAGACCAAAAGAGCCTTACACTGGCAAAGTCCTTCTCAACACCAAGATCACAGCTGATGATGCCCCTGGAGAGACCTGGCACATGGTTTTCAGCCAtcaag GTGAAATACCGTACAGAGAGGGACAATCTGTTGGTGTGATTGCAGATGGGGTTGACAAGAATGGGAAGCCTAACAAGGTCAGGCTTTACTCCATTGCGAGCAGCGCTCTTGGAGATTTTGGCAACTCTGAAACC GTTTCTTTGTGCGTGAAAAGGCTTGTTTATACTAATGACGCAGGAGAGGTTGTTAAAGGAGTTTGCTCAAACTTCTTGT GTGACTTGAAACCAGGGAGTGATGTTAAGCTCACTGGTCCTGTAGGGAAAGAAATGCTTATGCCAAAGGATCCAAACGCCACTGTTATTATG CTTGCCACAGGGACAGGAATAGCTCCTTTCAGGTCTTTCTTGTGGAAGATGTTCTTTGAGAAACATGATGACTACAAG TTTAATGGCTTAGCTTGGCTGTTCTTGGGCGTACCAACCACTAGTTCATTGCTCTACACAGAG GAGTTTGGTAAGATGAAAGCAAAGGCACCTGAGAATTTCAGGGTTGATTACGCTATAAGCAGAGAAGAAACAAACGATAAAGGAGAGAAAATGTATATCCAGACCAGAATGGCGCAGTACGCACCTGAGTTatgggagttgttgaagaaagACAACACGTTTGTCTACATGTGTGGGCTCAAGGGCATGGAGAAAGGAATTGATGACATTATGGTCTCATTAGCTGCTAATGACG GTATTGACTGGTTTGATTATAAGAAGCAGTTGAAGAAGGCAGAGCAATGGAACGTTGAAGTCTACTGA
- the LOC108821092 gene encoding uncharacterized protein LOC108821092 — METISMQHSSNKHVSGTRQFKNPRRRSSRGSPALPRQPPSYSQPPPLLPLPRVNSSSLPPQRVNSSRPRMKTLPCAQARATSETQQKKVEYVESVPRLTRNGSVPVLSNHPGDLPKGFDGYPGPAIILLSPPPSSLPMPRFSIKPKLCCNAEAAGKVNDVASDVIRRVLHLR; from the coding sequence ATGGAAACAATATCTATGCAACATTCATCGAATAAACATGTTTCGGGTACGAGACAATTCAAGAACCCTAGAAGGAGGAGTTCTCGTGGTTCACCGGCTCTTCCTCGTCAACCGCCTAGTTACTCTCAGCCTCCTCCTCTTCTCCCTCTTCCACGTGTCAACAGCTCTTCTCTCCCTCCGCAACGCGTCAACAGCTCTCGACCACGTATGAAGACTCTCCCTTGCGCTCAGGCAAGAGCAACGTCCGAAACACAGCAGAAGAAAGTAGAGTACGTTGAATCCGTTCCAAGACTAACTCGAAACGGTTCGGTTCCGGTCCTGTCTAACCACCCGGGTGATTTACCGAAAGGATTTGATGGTTATCCCGGTCCAGCGATCATTTTATTGTCTCCTCCGCCGAGTAGTTTGCCCATGCCTAGGTTTTCTATCAAACCGAAACTCTGTTGCAACGCAGAAGCTGCCGGGAAAGTTAATGACGTGGCATCCGATGTCATCCGGCGAGTTTTACACCTCCGGTGA
- the LOC108821047 gene encoding synaptotagmin-2, which yields MGIISTILGTFGFGFGTTIGILIGYYLFIYDQSTDVQDPEIKPLVELDSEAIAKMFPEIPLWVKNPDFDRIDWLNKLIGHMWPYLDKAICNMAKSIAKPIIAEQIPNYKIDSVEFEMLTLGSLPPTFQGMKVYATDDKELIMELSVKWAGNPNILVAAKAFGLKATVQVVDLQVYATPRITLKPLVPSFPCFANIFVSLMDKPQVDFGLKLLGVDVMAIPGLYGFVQEIIKDQVANMYLWPKTLCVQIMDPSTAMKKPVGLLNVKVIKAIKLKKKDFLGGSDPYVKLTLSGDRVPGKKTVVKHSNLNPEWNEEFDLVVKEPESQELLLIVYDWEQVGKHDKIGMNVIQLKDLTPEEPKLMTLELLKSMEPNEPVSEKSRGQLVVEVEYKPFKEDNIPDYLDDPNAVEKAPEGTPSGGGLLVVIVHEAEDLEGKYHTNPYVRLLFRGEERKTKRVKKNREPRWDEDFQFPLDDPPVNDKLHVEVISTSSRMGLIQSKEALGYVVINLADVVSNRRINDKYHLIDSKNGRVQIELQWRTSS from the exons ATGGGAATAATCAGCACAATATTGGGTACGTTTGGTTTCGGATTCGGAACGACGATCGGAATCTTGATCGGTTACTACCTGTTCATCTATGACCAATCTACCGATGTTCAG GATCCTGAGATAAAGCCATTGGTGGAGTTAGACTCAGAAGCTATAGCAAAAATGTTTCCTGAAATACCTTTGTGGGTGAAAAATCCAGATTTTGATCGT ATTGACTGGCTCAACAAGCTCATTGGCCATATGTGGCCATATCTTGACAAG GCTATTTGTAATATGGCCAAGTCTATTGCAAAACCAATTATTGCTGAACAAATTCCAAACTACAAAATAGATTCAGTTGAATTTGAAATGCTCACTTTGGGTTCATTGCCACCAACTTTCCAAG GAATGAAAGTTTATGCAACTGATGACAAAGAACTGATCATGGAGTTGTCAGTAAAGTGGGCTGGGAACCCTAATATCCTTGTTGCAGCTAAAGCATTTGGGTTAAAAGCCACAGTCCAG GTGGTTGATTTGCAAGTCTATGCTACCCCAAGAATCACTCTGAAGCCATTGGTTCCATCCTTCCCCTGTTTTGCCAACATATTTGTCTCCCTTATGGATAAG CCACAAGTAGATTTTGGACTGAAGTTACTAGGTGTAGATGTAATGGCAATTCCTGGCTTGTACGGGTTTGTCCAG GAAATCATTAAAGATCAGGTTGCAAACATGTACCTATGGCCAAAGACTCTGTGTGTACAGATAATGGATCCTTCTAC TGCAATGAAGAAGCCTGTTGGATTGCTTAATGTGAAGGTCATAAAAGCAATAAAGCTTAAGAAGAAAGACTTTCTCGGTGGATCAGACCCTTATGTGAAGTTAACACTCTCTGGAGACAGAGTTCCTGGTAAGAAGACAGTTGTTAAACACAGCAATCTAAACCCTGAGTGGAACGAAGAGTTCGATTTAGTTGTCAAAGAACCAGAGAGCCAAGAACTGCTCCTCATTGTTTATGACTGGGAACAG GTTGGTAAACATGATAAGATAGGAATGAATGTGATTCAACTTAAAGACCTTACCCCAGAGGAGCCAAAACTCATGACACTTGAGCTGTTGAAATCCATGGAACCAAACGAGCCAGTTAGCGAGAAATCGCGTGGACAGCTCGTAGTGGAAGTGGAGTACAAACCCTTTAAAGAAGATAACATTCCAGACTACTTAGATGATCCAAATGCAGTAGAGAAAGCACCAGAAGGCACACCTTCTGGTGGTGGATTGCTTGTGGTTATTGTTCACGAAGCTGAAGATTTAGAAGGCAAATATCACACGAATCCTTACGTTCGTTTGCTGTTTAGAGGAGAAGAACGCAAGACAaag CGTGTGAAGAAGAACAGAGAGCCAAGATGGGATGAAGATTTTCAGTTTCCATTAGATGACCCTCCTGTAAACGACAAGCTTCACGTTGAAGTCATAAGTACTTCTTCACGAATGGGTTTGATTCAATCTAAG GAAGCTCTTGGTTACGTAGTGATAAATCTTGCTGATGTGGTGAGTAACCGGAGAATCAATGATAAGTATCATCTGATTGATTCCAAGAATGGTCGGGTTCAGATTGAGCTTCAGTGGAGAACTTCTTCTTGA
- the LOC108822213 gene encoding rac-like GTP-binding protein ARAC4 isoform X1, translating to MSASRFIKCVTVGDGAVGKTCMLISYTSNTFPTDYVPTVFDNFSANVVVDGNTVNLGLWDTAGQEDYNRLRPLSYRGADVFILAFSLISKASYENIAKKWIPELRHYAPGVPIILVGTKLDLRDDKQFFIDHPGAVPITTNQGEELKKLIGSAVYIECSSKTQQNVKAVFDAAIKVVLQPPKQRKKKKNKNRCAFL from the exons ATGAGCGCGTCAAGGTTCATAAAGTGTGTTACCGTCGGTGATGGTGCTGTCGGAAAAACCTGCATGCTGATCTCTTACACTAGCAACACTTTCCCCACT gACTATGTGCCAACAGTTTTTGACAACTTTAGTGCTAATGTGGTTGTTGATGGGAACACCGTCAATCTTGGCTTGTGGGACACAGCcg GTCAAGAAGACTACAACAGGTTACGACCTCTGAGTTACCGTGGCGCTGATGTTTTCATTCTTGCTTTTTCCCTCATCAGCAAAGCTAGCTATGAGAATATCGccaaaaag TGGATTCCTGAGCTGAGGCATTATGCTCCTGGTGTTCCCATTATCCTCGTTGGAACAAAACTTG ACCTTCGAGATGATAAGCAATTCTTCATTGATCATCCTGGTGCAGTACCCATTACTACAAACCAG GGAGAGGAGCTGAAGAAACTGATTGGGTCTGCGGTCTACATTGAATGTAGTTCAAAGACACAGCAG AATGTGAAGGCAGTGTTTGATGCAGCCATCAAAGTGGTGCTTCAGCCACcaaagcagaggaagaagaaaaagaacaagaacCGCTGCGCCttcttgtga
- the LOC108822213 gene encoding rac-like GTP-binding protein ARAC4 isoform X2 — MIDSDSPHLLQRASTGICLSVRRSPTGSAPFKSFHTNVLSFGAQFSSQTFFFQLKGQEDYNRLRPLSYRGADVFILAFSLISKASYENIAKKWIPELRHYAPGVPIILVGTKLDLRDDKQFFIDHPGAVPITTNQGEELKKLIGSAVYIECSSKTQQNVKAVFDAAIKVVLQPPKQRKKKKNKNRCAFL; from the exons ATGATAGATTCAGACTCTCCACATCTCTTGCAACGTGCATCCACCGGTATATGTCTATCAGTGAGGCGCTCGCCGACTGGGAGTGCACCTTTCAAGAGTTTCCACACAAACGTTTTGAGTTTTGGCGCGCAATTCAGCTCCCAAACGTTTTTCTTCCAATTGAAAG GTCAAGAAGACTACAACAGGTTACGACCTCTGAGTTACCGTGGCGCTGATGTTTTCATTCTTGCTTTTTCCCTCATCAGCAAAGCTAGCTATGAGAATATCGccaaaaag TGGATTCCTGAGCTGAGGCATTATGCTCCTGGTGTTCCCATTATCCTCGTTGGAACAAAACTTG ACCTTCGAGATGATAAGCAATTCTTCATTGATCATCCTGGTGCAGTACCCATTACTACAAACCAG GGAGAGGAGCTGAAGAAACTGATTGGGTCTGCGGTCTACATTGAATGTAGTTCAAAGACACAGCAG AATGTGAAGGCAGTGTTTGATGCAGCCATCAAAGTGGTGCTTCAGCCACcaaagcagaggaagaagaaaaagaacaagaacCGCTGCGCCttcttgtga
- the LOC108822212 gene encoding uncharacterized protein LOC108822212: MSRYITPVYGRRNGQNLVESTKIGSHHIVASKKVHRKEKDKKKIKNEKSIKQLYLPTKKVSDEGEQLEKSCLTEEHHNVGYLSDDGSQNSKKRRREASPSVESNIKDTPVAGRPLRIRFVFKKPKEAEVVVLPPQVPLEDLVCSTSATDRPIGLSSSVSGYDENLLSTSPESGETAILSESKKKNKHRTSKESRYSSLFDEPVLPSISSMEVDDGWLVGAKRQEDVSTKSSMNEDVVMNMQKSRESSCFPRSQFLSEVGVFSLPYTVLF; the protein is encoded by the exons ATGTCGCGATATATCACGCCTGTGTATGGGAGGAGGAACGGTCAGAACTTGGTCGAATCGACTAAG ATCGGAAGCCACCATATAGTCGCCTCTAAGAAGGTGCACAGGAAAGAGAAGGataaaaagaagataaagaatGAGAAATCCATTAAACAGCTATATCTACCAACCAAGAAAGTGTCCGATGAAGGTGAACAGCTTGAGAAGAGTTGTTTGACTGAAGAACATCACAATGTTGGGTATTTGTCTGATGATGGTAGCCAGAATagtaagaagagaagaaggGAAGCTTCTCCTTCTGTTGAAAGTAATATCAAAG ATACGCCTGTAGCTGGTAGGCCTTTACGAATACGTTTTGTCTTCAAGAAACCTAAGGAAGCTGAGGTGGTGGTTCTCCCTCCTCAAGTGCCTCTAGAGGATCTTGTTTGCTCCACCTCAGCGACTGATAGACCCATTGGACTATCAAGTTCTGTCTCAGGTTACGATGAGAATTTGCTCTCGACTTCTCCTGAGAGTGGCGAGACTGCAATTCTTTCtgaatcaaagaagaaaaacaaacacaGGACAAGCAAAGAATCCCGGTACAGTTCATTGTTTGATGAACCTGTTCTTCCTTCCATTTCTTCCATGGAGGTAGACGATGGCTGGCTTGTTGGGGCAAAGCGGCAAGAGGATGTTTCTACCAAGTCTTCTATGAATGAAGACGTGGTCATGAACATGCAGAAGTCGAGAGAGTCTTCTTGTTTTCCTAGATCTCAGTTTTTGTCTGAAGTGGGAGTTTTTTCATTGCCATACACAGTTCTGTTTTAG
- the LOC108822718 gene encoding protein FREE1, which translates to MQPGDYNSYYHHQPPPQFPNPPPNPYPTPSPPTADHPQNTYASAPPFTGGYGAGDYSQNYHQSYGQNTEHVPPPPPSAPSFTPPLATNPNSYSALNQPSPIHPPAPLSSYGSFDSTAPPPPYQQTQPMYYPPYDHPPPSSAPAAAPNPNPNPPYSSYSPTPYTGGGGGGSSYDKPVKFDQPSYGDYGRTRSDSGSDLYGKQQRSGSSGGGGGGGGYPAFDDSSSYGDGVYAYSGGKVEPYGSRGTAPKSSNSTLFDDYGRPISGIDSSSSAAGSKSAKIARAVPKDDVHEDASGGVQKFRVKLLAETYGQTTTDVLCQIGLDGLRMLDPSTSRTLRIYPLENITRCEKLDSSILAFWSKTPVDFEAKRIRLQSNSYTTNTLLDTVTAAMFQAKEIGGSSRPPVAAKLVEQSAEKKKGLGDWMNKIKPVNEEKDHWVPDEAVSKCTSCGSDFGAFNRRHHCRNCGDVFCDKCSQGRIALTAEENAPQVRVCDRCMAEVSQRLSNAKESASRNMSLQSHEDLARKLQEEMQRNRKSSSGSREGSGRRMKEVACPTCTVHLQVQVPSSGSETIECGVCQNPFLVSSH; encoded by the exons ATGCAACCGGGAGACTACAATTCCTATTATCATCACCAGCCTCCTCCTCAGTTTCCAAACCCTCCCCCTAATCCTTACCCCACCCCATCTCCTCCCACCGCCGATCATCCTCAAAACACGTACGCGTCGGCTCCACCGTTTACCGGCGGTTACGGCGCAGGAGATTACTCCCAGAATTATCATCAATCTTACGGCCAAAACACCGAACAtgtccctcctcctcctccttcagcTCCTTCCTTCACTCCTCCTCTGGCGACAAACCCTAATTCTTATTCCGCCTTGAACCAACCGTCCCCGATTCATCCACCAGCACCACTATCATCTTATGGATCGTTTGATTCtactgctcctcctcctccgtatcAGCAAACTCAGCCCATGTATTATCCACCCTATGATCATCCTCCTCCATCATCTGCACCTGCAGCTGCACCGAATCCTAATCCTAATCCGCCTTACTCATCCTACTCTCCAACTCCTTAcactggaggaggaggaggaggatcttCGTACGACAAGCCTGTGAAATTCGATCAACCTTCTTATGGCGATTACGGCAGGACCAGATCCGATTCAGGCTCTGATCTATACGGAAAACAACAACGATCTGGCAGcagcggaggaggaggaggaggaggaggatacCCAGCTTTCGATGATTCTTCCTCCTACGGAGATGGAGTCTATGCTTATTCAGGAGGCAAAGTTGAGCCGTACGGGTCTCGTGGGACAGCTCCTAAATCATCGAATTCGACCTTGTTCGACGATTACGGACGGCCCATTAGCGGTATAGATTCCTCCTCTTCCGCCGCTGGCTCTAAATCCGCTAAGATCGCAAGAGCTGTCCCCAAGGATGATGTCCACGAAGATGCCTCCGGTGGTGTTCAGAAGTTTCGTGTCAAATTGTTGGCTGAGACTTACGGACAGACCACTACTGATGTTCTCTGTCAG ATTGGTTTGGATGGCCTCCGTATGCTTGATCCAAGTACTAGCCGGACTTTGAGAATATATCCTCTCGAGAACATCACTAGATGCGAA aAACTAGATTCGTCTATTCTGGCATTTTGGTCTAAGACTCCGGTAGACTTCGAAGCTAAACGTATCAGACTGCAATCAAATAGTTACACCACCAACACCCTTTTGGACACTGTCACTGCTGCTATGTTTCAG GCTAAGGAGATTGGGGGAAGTAGCAGGCCTCCTGTCGCTGCCAAACTGGTTGAACAGTCTgctgagaagaagaaaggatTGGGTGATTGGATGAACAAAATAAAGCCTGTTAATGAGGAGAAAGATCATTGG GTCCCTGATGAAGCAGTTTCGAAGTGCACATCTTGTGGGTCAGATTTCGGTGCATTCAATCGAAGG cATCATTGCAGGAACTGTGGTGACGTCTTCTGTGACAAGTGCAGTCAAGGTAGGATTGCGCTCACTGCAGAGGAGAATGCTCCCCAAGTTCGCGTCTGCGATAGGTGCATG GCAGAAGTGTCACAGAGGTTGAGTAATGCCAAGGAATCTGCTAGCAGGAACATGAGTTTGCAGAGCCATGAAGACCTCGCTAGGAAGTTACAG GAGGAAATGCAGAGAAACCGCAAGTCTTCGTCTG gTTCGAGGGAAGGATCTGGTAGGCGGATGAAGGAAGTAGCTTGTCCAACCTGCACAGTGCACTTGCAG GTTCAGGTTCCATCCTCAGGATCAGAGACCATCGAGTGCGGTGTTTGCCAAAACCCTTTCCTTGTTAGCTCGCATTGA
- the LOC108821214 gene encoding GDSL esterase/lipase At1g20120-like produces the protein MKQYRPVRFLIFLLTICICFVTIHSQCPPTLPVPQPMPAPPPPPPPGPSSKPCPPHGTYKFPPAPQPVPSLAPCTCPCPSDPSPRQEPPKNVTVPALFVFGDSLVDTGNNNNVSTPLRCNFRPYGIDFLQGVPTGRYSDGKVPSDFLAEYLGIKSLVPAYMDPKLQPDDLLTGVCFASGGSGYIPLTPTYLNVIPMLHQLAYFQQYIARVKKLVGQEKGDHIIANGLAIVIAGSNDMGITYYGPGGQWVKDDIYSFTSNMVDSATSFAMQLYGYGARHIGVAGMTPLGCIPAQRTLKGGPHRKCAEDVNYAAQLFNAKLSTALGHLAKTLPDSKLVFMDIYSPFSQILQNPADYGFEVINRGCCGTGLVETGPLCNQETSTVCRNISAYLFWDSFHPSQRLYEILTKILVKKYMPLLF, from the exons ATGAAGCAATATAGACCGGTTCGGTTTCTTATCTTCCTCTTAACAATTTGTATATGCTTCGTCACAATCCATTCTCAATGCCCACCAACACTACCTGTGCCTCAACCAATGCcggcaccaccaccaccaccaccacctggCCCATCTTCAAAGCCATGTCCACCACACGGAACATATAAATTCCCACCTGCGCCTCAACCGGTGCCATCATTAGCACCTTGCACATGTCCGTGTCCATCTGACCCATCTCCAAGACAAGAGCCACCAAAGAACGTTACCGTACCGGCATTGTTTGTGTTTGGGGATTCGCTCGTAGACACAGGAAATAACAATAACGTAAGCACACCTCTCAGGTGTAATTTTCGACCATATGGTATCGATTTCTTACAAGGTGTTCCCACTGGTCGGTACTCCGATGGCAAAGTCCCTTCTGACTTTTTAG CGGAGTATTTGGGGATAAAATCGCTCGTACCGGCATATATGGATCCAAAATTGCAACCAGATGATTTACTCACCGGTGTATGCTTTGCTTCGGGTGGTAGTGGTTACATTCCTTTGACACCCACATATTTG AACGTGATACCGATGTTGCACCAATTGGCATATTTCCAACAATATATAGCGAGAGTGAAGAAGTTAGTAGGACAAGAAAAGGGTGATCATATAATAGCCAATGGCTTAGCCATTGTGATCGCAGGTAGCAACGATATGGGCATTACTTATTATGGTCCAGGTGGTCAGTGGGTCAAAGATGATATTTACTCGTTTACCTCTAATATGGTTGATTCTGCCACTAGTTTTGCCATG CAATTGTATGGATATGGAGCAAGACATATAGGAGTGGCGGGAATGACACCACTGGGATGTATTCCAGCACAAAGAACTCTAAAAGGAGGTCCTCATCGAAAATGTGCTGAAGATGTTAACTATGCTGCTCAGCTTTTCAATGCCAAACTCTCCACTGCTTTAGGTCACCTGGCTAAAACTCTACCAGATTCTAAATTGGTTTTCATGGACATCTATTCTCCATTCAGTCAGATTCTACAAAACCCCGCCGATTACG GATTTGAAGTGATAAATAGAGGGTGTTGTGGAACCGGACTAGTAGAAACAGGTCCACTTTGCAACCAAGAGACATCAACTGTGTGTAGAAATATATCTGCTTATCTGTTTTGGGATAGTTTCCATCCATCGCAAAGATTATAtgaaatcttaaccaaaatactTGTTAAAAAGTACATGCCTCTGTTATTTTGA